One genomic segment of Tissierellales bacterium includes these proteins:
- a CDS encoding ABC transporter ATP-binding protein/permease, with product MITKSFKNFKNTFRFLIPFLKENRINYFLGIIFLLGADILQLIMPKVLGILTDKLQSYQLNQNDFIYYIAIIFSVAIGVAICRFSWRMFIFGSSRKLEFSLRELLFKHLETLSQTFYHNSTTGDLMAHATNDIQAVRMAFGGGIVMAVDAFFLTLSTIFMMAININLTLTLIALIPLPIIAILIGLFGPKVQNRFKNVQEAFSQLTNKVQENFSGIRVIKSFVQERNVNNDFCDVNDLNLRKNMNLVKLFGFMMPMVTFVSSLSFIVALSLGGYMVINLQITLGQFVSFVTYLGLLTWPMMAIGFVVNILQRGMASMKRINKILETMPEVTDRAADFSINDFDGTLEYRNVSFSYPNSDFPALENISFKLEAGKTLAIVGRTGSGKTTLVNLLLRRFTDYSGSITIDQTPIEHYPLKILTEKIGYVPQSVFLFSTSIEDNLNFAGLNTTSDSMEKACSNAMILDEINRFPNGFNTILGEKGVNLSGGQKQRLSIARALIKKPRILILDDSLSAVDTSTEEQILYHLNINTNDSSTILIAHRLSTLQNADHIIVLDEGKIIQSGNHEQLVTKNGLYKDLYEKQQLEDILSKEV from the coding sequence ATGATTACTAAATCTTTTAAGAATTTCAAAAACACATTTAGATTTCTAATTCCATTTCTAAAAGAAAATCGGATAAACTATTTTTTAGGTATCATATTTTTACTTGGTGCGGATATTTTACAATTGATTATGCCAAAAGTTCTAGGTATACTTACTGACAAACTTCAATCGTACCAACTCAATCAAAATGATTTTATTTATTACATAGCAATAATTTTTTCAGTTGCCATAGGAGTTGCTATCTGTAGATTCAGCTGGAGAATGTTTATATTCGGTTCATCAAGAAAATTAGAATTTTCATTAAGAGAACTACTCTTTAAGCACTTAGAAACTCTGTCTCAAACCTTTTATCACAACTCTACAACTGGTGATCTTATGGCTCATGCTACTAATGATATTCAAGCTGTAAGAATGGCTTTTGGCGGTGGTATTGTAATGGCCGTAGATGCTTTTTTCTTGACACTATCTACTATATTTATGATGGCTATAAACATAAATTTGACTTTAACGTTAATCGCTCTTATACCACTACCTATAATAGCAATATTAATTGGCCTGTTCGGGCCTAAGGTTCAAAACAGATTCAAAAATGTTCAGGAAGCATTTTCCCAACTAACTAATAAGGTTCAGGAAAATTTCTCTGGAATTAGGGTTATAAAATCTTTTGTACAAGAAAGAAATGTAAATAATGATTTTTGCGATGTAAATGATTTAAATCTAAGAAAAAATATGAATTTAGTTAAACTATTTGGGTTTATGATGCCAATGGTGACATTCGTTTCATCTCTTAGCTTTATTGTAGCTCTGTCTTTAGGTGGTTATATGGTAATTAATCTTCAAATCACACTTGGACAATTTGTTTCATTTGTAACATATCTTGGCCTTCTAACATGGCCTATGATGGCGATAGGATTCGTCGTAAATATATTACAGCGCGGAATGGCTTCAATGAAAAGAATAAATAAAATACTTGAAACTATGCCTGAAGTAACTGATAGAGCCGCTGATTTTTCCATTAACGATTTTGATGGAACCTTAGAATACAGAAATGTTTCATTTTCATATCCTAATTCAGATTTCCCAGCGCTCGAAAACATATCATTTAAATTAGAAGCTGGCAAAACACTTGCAATAGTTGGGAGAACTGGCTCGGGTAAAACAACTCTAGTCAATTTGCTCCTAAGACGATTTACAGATTACAGTGGTTCTATAACTATAGATCAAACACCGATAGAACATTACCCTTTAAAAATTTTAACTGAAAAAATTGGTTATGTTCCTCAATCTGTATTTTTATTTTCTACATCAATTGAAGATAATTTGAATTTTGCAGGATTAAACACTACAAGTGACTCTATGGAAAAAGCATGTTCTAACGCAATGATTTTGGATGAAATAAATAGATTTCCCAATGGTTTCAACACTATACTTGGAGAAAAAGGTGTAAATCTATCTGGTGGTCAAAAACAAAGACTATCTATTGCTAGGGCTCTCATAAAAAAACCTCGGATATTGATTCTTGATGATAGTCTTTCTGCCGTAGATACTAGTACTGAAGAACAGATTCTATATCATTTAAATATAAATACTAACGATTCTAGCACTATCTTAATAGCGCATAGATTGTCGACTCTCCAAAATGCAGATCACATAATCGTTTTAGATGAAGGTAAAATCATTCAAAGCGGTAATCATGAACAGTTAGTTACTAAAAACGGTTTGTATAAAGATTTATATGAAAAGCAACAGCTAGAAGACATTTTGTCTAAGGAGGTCTAA
- a CDS encoding ABC transporter ATP-binding protein/permease — protein sequence MSTKRSHNIFLRLLKYAKPYISLLLICLLFVFLSTAADLARPYLIKIAIDDCITPSNEIVSYDGKDYKLLIYDNSPLLIDASNADKPISSVEFNNSSVIVHSSEETFNAKQLSKLEYDNLRKNDLSKLFNITIIFLIVLTSAAIFNYAQIYILNYVGQKVIYNLRAEIFAHIQKLSLSFFNKNPIGKLVTRATNDMKNISELFTDVLITLLKDMLLILGTIGIMLKINMKVSLICLSTIPLLILLSFIFRKFARKSFLEVKKKLGIINASLSENITGMSVIQIFGQEEKMFNRFHDKNRDHYNSSVKQLLIFAIFRPSMNVIYTMSLCLLIWFGGGEVLRNELPFGVLFAFINYTEQLFRPIFDLSEKFNILESAMASSERVFQILDTKEEIPRNGSKILESNFDGKIEFKNVYFAYDKEWILEDVSFVIKPGQTAAFVGATGSGKTTIMSLLTRLYDIQKGQILIDNIDIRDYDLDYLRSQINSVLQDVFLFAGTIEENIHLNDPNVSSDTARKAAKFVNADTFISKFNDNYNHMVVENGATLSSGQKQLISFARALAFSPSILILDEATSNIDTETELLIQDATTKVMKGRTTLVVAHRLSTIQHADQIIVLHHGKIKEIGTHQELLKQNGMYHTLYKLQYKESQVS from the coding sequence ATGTCAACCAAACGTTCACATAATATATTCTTACGATTACTAAAATATGCTAAGCCATATATTTCACTTTTATTGATTTGTCTACTATTTGTTTTTCTATCAACTGCTGCTGATTTAGCAAGACCATATTTAATAAAAATAGCAATTGATGATTGTATAACACCATCAAATGAAATAGTTTCATATGATGGTAAAGATTATAAACTCTTGATATATGATAATTCTCCTCTTTTAATAGATGCATCAAACGCAGACAAACCAATTTCATCTGTGGAATTTAATAACTCGTCTGTTATTGTACACTCATCTGAAGAAACATTTAACGCCAAGCAGTTGTCAAAGCTTGAATATGATAACCTCAGAAAAAATGATTTATCAAAACTTTTTAACATAACAATTATATTTTTGATAGTTCTAACTAGTGCAGCTATATTTAACTATGCACAAATATATATATTAAACTATGTTGGTCAAAAAGTAATATACAATTTGAGAGCTGAAATCTTTGCTCACATACAAAAGCTTTCTTTATCATTTTTTAATAAAAATCCAATAGGTAAATTAGTAACTCGTGCTACTAACGATATGAAAAATATAAGCGAGCTATTCACAGATGTATTGATAACTCTGCTTAAAGATATGCTTTTAATACTTGGAACAATAGGTATCATGCTAAAAATAAACATGAAAGTAAGCCTCATATGTTTATCAACTATTCCTTTGTTGATATTATTATCTTTCATCTTTAGAAAATTTGCGAGAAAGTCATTTTTAGAAGTCAAGAAAAAACTAGGTATTATAAATGCTTCACTAAGCGAAAACATAACTGGTATGTCCGTAATCCAAATTTTTGGTCAAGAAGAAAAGATGTTTAATAGATTCCACGACAAAAATAGGGATCACTATAATTCAAGTGTCAAACAACTTTTGATTTTTGCTATATTTAGACCATCTATGAATGTTATTTATACTATGAGCTTATGCTTATTGATTTGGTTTGGTGGAGGAGAAGTCCTTCGAAATGAACTTCCATTTGGGGTTTTATTTGCCTTCATAAACTATACCGAACAACTTTTTAGGCCTATATTTGATTTAAGTGAAAAATTCAACATACTCGAATCTGCCATGGCTTCATCAGAAAGAGTTTTTCAGATTCTAGATACAAAAGAAGAAATTCCAAGAAACGGGTCTAAAATATTAGAATCAAATTTTGATGGAAAAATAGAATTCAAAAACGTTTACTTTGCTTATGACAAAGAATGGATATTAGAAGATGTCTCTTTTGTAATAAAACCTGGACAAACAGCTGCTTTCGTTGGAGCTACAGGTTCTGGAAAAACAACTATAATGAGTTTGTTAACGAGGTTATACGATATACAAAAAGGTCAAATCCTAATTGACAATATAGATATAAGAGACTATGACCTTGACTATTTGAGATCTCAAATAAATTCAGTATTGCAAGATGTATTCTTGTTTGCCGGAACTATAGAAGAAAACATACATCTAAATGACCCTAATGTTTCTTCAGATACTGCTAGAAAAGCTGCTAAATTTGTAAATGCAGATACATTTATATCTAAATTTAATGATAACTATAATCATATGGTTGTTGAAAATGGAGCTACTTTATCTTCTGGTCAAAAACAGCTTATTTCTTTTGCTAGAGCACTTGCTTTTAGTCCATCTATATTGATACTTGATGAAGCTACTTCAAATATTGATACAGAAACTGAACTTTTAATTCAAGATGCAACAACAAAAGTAATGAAAGGCAGAACAACCTTAGTTGTTGCTCATAGACTTTCAACCATTCAACATGCTGATCAAATAATAGTTCTTCATCATGGAAAGATAAAAGAAATTGGAACGCATCAAGAACTATTAAAACAAAACGGTATGTACCACACTCTTTATAAATTGCAGTATAAAGAATCGCAAGTTTCTTAA
- a CDS encoding MFS transporter, translated as MLTKNYKKNINIHYAFSFFKFLDCTQGIWMIYLAYRGLSLTELGILEGFFHLVSFTMEVPTGIIADLYGRKVSRLIGRICSVISTLLMIFSSSFIGYLFAFAITALSYNLESGSGEALVYDSLKLDGKSDEYMKVVGKEEVIYQVSAILAKLIGGYLATIAYKWAFYMTLVMGLISFVIGLFFEEPVISEKKAEIKSPFKSMKEQLEKSIQVIKNKPKIAAFIVLVEYISTMNACFHYYLQNYWKLKGLSELDMGIIFAVSGGVGAIVAMHTHKLEKKIGDKKLIALCSAVILIMALFIGWNSWTIVGYVGIMVFESALFIATSTYIQELIPSEQRASIISLQSMAFSFMMIIAFPLVGKIAEIYSLEISFKLISTVGAAGILFNYWILYGNKRK; from the coding sequence ATGTTAACAAAAAATTATAAAAAAAATATTAATATTCATTATGCATTTTCATTTTTCAAATTCCTAGATTGTACACAAGGAATTTGGATGATTTATTTGGCATACAGAGGATTATCGCTTACTGAACTTGGCATACTTGAAGGCTTTTTTCACTTAGTTTCATTTACAATGGAGGTTCCGACAGGTATAATAGCGGATCTATATGGTAGAAAAGTAAGCAGGTTGATTGGACGGATTTGTAGTGTTATAAGTACGTTGCTTATGATATTCTCTTCAAGTTTTATTGGGTATCTATTTGCATTTGCTATAACGGCTCTTTCTTATAACTTAGAGTCAGGTTCTGGTGAAGCGTTAGTGTATGATAGTTTGAAACTTGATGGAAAATCAGATGAGTATATGAAAGTTGTTGGCAAAGAAGAAGTAATATATCAGGTAAGTGCTATATTAGCCAAATTGATTGGTGGTTATCTAGCGACAATAGCATATAAATGGGCGTTTTACATGACATTAGTTATGGGATTGATATCATTTGTGATAGGGTTATTTTTTGAAGAACCAGTTATTTCAGAGAAGAAAGCTGAGATAAAATCACCATTTAAATCAATGAAAGAACAACTTGAAAAGAGTATACAAGTCATAAAAAATAAGCCTAAAATTGCTGCGTTTATAGTTTTAGTGGAATATATATCGACTATGAATGCTTGCTTTCACTATTACCTTCAGAACTATTGGAAGTTAAAAGGACTTAGTGAGTTAGATATGGGTATAATATTTGCTGTATCCGGAGGTGTAGGGGCAATTGTTGCAATGCATACCCACAAATTAGAAAAGAAAATTGGAGATAAAAAATTAATAGCACTTTGTTCAGCTGTAATACTAATTATGGCGTTGTTTATAGGATGGAATTCATGGACTATAGTTGGCTATGTTGGCATAATGGTTTTTGAATCGGCGTTATTTATAGCTACGAGCACTTACATTCAAGAGTTAATTCCAAGTGAGCAAAGAGCATCTATTATATCGTTACAGAGTATGGCATTTAGTTTTATGATGATAATAGCATTTCCGCTAGTTGGGAAAATAGCAGAAATATATTCATTGGAAATTAGTTTTAAGCTCATAAGTACGGTTGGAGCGGCAGGTATACTATTTAATTATTGGATACTGTATGGAAATAAAAGAAAATAG